A DNA window from Rhipicephalus sanguineus isolate Rsan-2018 chromosome 8, BIME_Rsan_1.4, whole genome shotgun sequence contains the following coding sequences:
- the LOC119402387 gene encoding uncharacterized protein LOC119402387, whose translation MGSPVGVVVDASYYVKFSEAGVQATTSTAEASVNTTSLLKDAETQTDITGSVLKSFEADNQVLRTELQEVKGSLDTLRLSKASLEHDNTRVQFYTGLPSFTVLISLFTLVESSVPRSPNNALAKFQEFVLTLMRLRLGVALQDLASIEEALTGVFNDRNFCL comes from the exons ATGGGTTCTCCAGTTGGAGTTGTAGTGGATGCCTCATATT ATGTAAAGTTTTCTGAAGCTGGTGTTCAAGCCACCACTTCGACAGCTGAAGCTTCAGTAAATACCACTTCAT TGCTAAAGGATGCTGAAACTCAAACTGACATCACAGGCAGTGTTCTGAAGAGTTTTGAAGCTGATAACCAGGTCCTACGCACCGAGTTACAGGAGGTGAAGGGCTCTCTGGACACACTTCGGCTGTCGAAAGCTTCTTTGGAGCATGACAACACCCGTGTGCAATTTTACACGGGCCTACCAAGCTTCACAGTTCTGATTTCACTGTTCACACTTGTCGAAAGTAGTGTGCCACGCAGCCCAAACAATGCTCTTGCGAAATTCCAAGAATTTGTACTCACACTAATGAGGCTGCGATTGGGAGTGGCCTTGCAGGACCTGGCGTCCATTGAAGAAGCATTGACGGGGGTCTTCAATGACCGTAATTTCTGCCTCTGA